GAGTCAATCGAtgactttattataaataataatttatgtgaaCTTGGAATAAACTtagaatgaaattatatttatttatcaagcaAAATAGTTTGACTGAAAACGTTCATTAAGACCATCTTCTCCGTAATATACAAACTATCTTACTTCGTAATATGCATTATCCGTATTATCCTTAGTATCATTAATATCCTAGGACATCCACAACCTAATTTCTTGTGAGTACCTTATTGGTTTAACGTCCAACCCCTTCTCGTTAATGTAAACGCAAGAAGCGCTGGATAAATCTTGTCAACATAACAAAGTATCGATATATAAACTGcagaaaataacaaatttacaaACGACTTgtttctgaaaataaattataaaagtttatatttatgattatatgtgtatacatatatatctttgaagATTATTGCTGtggtatttataatatgtttaacgtgtgatttaaatttattatacttacataattatatattaattatatgttaattcaattaaaattttctaaattatatatataattataatatatatctgacTCAtacaatattcaatttaatatttaaaagtttagaaTAATCAGAAattgtgtattataatttttttatttgtaattgcaGAATGATACAGGAGCATATCGGAGTAAAACTGGCATTGGTATTGCTAACACATACGGTAGGAGTACTTCCGGCGGAAACATATCAAGCTGTAGAAGCGGCTATTCCGGAGTAGCATCAAATTCCACTCGAGTTGCTACCAAGGAACGAGCGTTCGGTGGTTTTGGAAGTGCTTTTCTCAAAAAGGATAAATTTGAGGAGAAAAATACGTTCAAATATTcatgtaagatattttttttttacaataatttgtattgatattttctatattatttacataatcttaaagaaatagtatatatgtacatacatatatagtttatattttcaaaaaaaatacaatcaaaattatctttaaatttctcGCAGATACCAAAGACGCTGATAAAAGTCGATTGCATTCCGGAAGATCGTCGTCTGAAGACGTGAGCGTGAAAAGCCCGCTGTCTAATAGTAGGTCATCTCTCTTTGAAAAGTACTCGTTTTCAGCTGGCAAAACATCGGAGAGGCCATCTTCCGTGTTGGACAGATATAACCGACCAGTTTCGCGAGGGAAGAGCAGAGAGCCCGAAGGGATATCACGGTACGGATCCGGTACATATCCTGGATCGAGTTTCGTACGAAATTATGGCAACGATAGTAGAATCGAAAAGAAGGACCACCCGCCAGTTTCCTACAGAGGATTACGTTCCAATTCTGGAAAAACGTCACGCGAGCCCAGTCCGGAAGTTGGTGTCGGAAAAACAAGTTCCTTCAGGATCTATCCAAGAGCATCGTCTTATAGTCGCTCAGCTGCATCGCCCAGTGAGtgcaaattgttttattagatattaaattataaatcatcaaATGAAAAGTATACCttctaatttcattattttattattttattattaagcagTTTtgcagatattattttttatcaatttatattaaaacaatttttaaatttcacaattctcaaagttatttttattaaattttttattaaataaactttatataactgagcgtaaattacaataaaatgcaataaatatttattcgttttgttcgtttatttaattcttaaaactGGCACAAACAAACAATTagttttaaatctatatttttcagcTACGTCCGAATCAAGCTCGACCACAATCTCGACGAGATTTGGCTCGACAGCTGGTTCACGATTTCTCTCATCGCGAAGCAACGAACGAGTACCCACAGCTATAAATTACTCCGCAACGGACAGATTCCGAAACACGAGCACTAAGTCTACTAACCAGAAAGACGAAGAGGAATCAAGAGTTGCTACTATGTCTGATAAAGACGGTAATCACAAAGCATATCAAACTTCAAATCGAGTGGAAGAGGATGAAACCAACAATAGGCTTTCTGACAGCGAATTTGTGACGCTGACAATGATGACCAGAAGTACTTCACCAACACCTCCAGCTTCTTCCTCTTATGTCAGAAACAGGCGAGCGGAAATCGGTATCGTTCATCAGAAAGAAGTGACTAGATCACGAAAACTGCCGGATACCATGGACGAAGAGACGCAGTGCGATCGAATGGAAGAAACATCGAGATTCTCGAGGTATGGAGGTAATAATAGAATATCCGGTGCACCCTGGTCAGCGTATCTAGATAAATATTCATCATCAGGCACAACATCGGTTGGAAGTCCATCTATGTACTCTAGAGGGTTTACTAATGCGAGTTCTTCCAGTAGTAGATTCAATAGCTTCGCGTATACGAGAACGAACGAAGCTCCGGCAAGAAATGAGCCCGTTACCAAAGAATCGAGTTCTAGTCAGGAAACTCATAGCAATAGAAATCAAAACGAGAAAGTTTCCAGTGGTTTAAAATGCACGACAACCAATGAAAATTCAACGACTAATGATTCAAACGCATCGTCGAACGTTCAAAATATTCATggcacgaataaaaaaataaatgaaagtaGAATACAAGGTAGCGAGCAATGTTCCTGCGGAGGACGAAAAGCTGAAATGAGCGAAAATCCTGATAGCTCCaggatttttaatcaaaatgttGCATTTCACCGCAAAGATGATTCAATGGAGGATTCTCAGGAAAGTAACGGCGGTCGCGAAGATTGGAATAACAGACAAAGTTCTGTGACGAGGCGCGATGAATATAATCAAAGAAAACCATCTATTCCGCGGGTTGAACGTAGTTCGCCAAAGAGCGAAATGAAAATATCTAAATGTTCTTCAAAGACTGAAATAATATCATCTAAGCGAGAAGCATACTGTGAAAGGAGAGGATCCACTCCTAAATCTGATACCAGTTCTTCTTCTAAAACCGAGGAATCTCTCCGAATTGTAGAAGGACATTGTCAAAACCAAAATGAAGAAACTATTTTCCGAAAGCGTGATACTTCGCAAAGAAAAGATTCTACATCaaggtaaattttttttctaatgaagtaataatatatgtaatttatataagaacgtaatataattacatataagagaagcagatatttattttatattaactacaTAGATTTtgttaagaatataaaataaatcaattgtactcctaatttatttttatttttgtgatagaaatatataattgcaatatattgcacgtttatatatatatatatatatatatatatatatatatatataaatattgtatatatatatgtcaaatttgCAGAACAAGTATTAAggttattttcaatatttaacaaacacaatttttgaaatattcaatattaaaatataagcaatagagaagaattttatatacattatgttaattattatactattatatattgtatgcgCGTATATGTGTGCGTCTACATAatcgttttaataatatccaaattttaattgaaataatatttatagctgatatcataaaaattatattaattatattaattatactaattgtaaaagttaaaaaattttcataaattgagCTTTCTGAgtataaatagagaaaatcactttttaaaaataatatttaagaaattatgtacaaatttttttatatacaatttttaattttttataattatttattgaaagcatatacatatatttactgaaaaagaaatagaaaaagatcCGTGACTATTGAAATATAGAACAAAAAGATTGATTGTAAATCCGCAAAAGATCTTTAAAAAGTTTCCAAAAAATCAgttgaaagaaaattcattttaaatattgtttcatataattaatgtatttttattaaaagcagTTCTTCACAAAATCGTTCGACGCAATCTCGGAATGGATCGATGAGGAATATGCCGCGTCAAATGACGCGGCCCGGTTCGTCAGACGGATCCTCTGTAAATATGCCAATTGGCAAATCGAAATCATCGTCAACTAATTCGGTGACGAGTCagagtgtaaaaataaagacgACCACGCCGCCATCGTCCGGCAAATCATCCGGCGGTTTGGTTCCGCCATCAGTAAATCTACGACAAGGCGGTTCTCCGGACGCGCGCGGCAAACCACCTGTGCCAAAAAATGATACTACAACCGCTGCCACGTCGAAGTGTATCGTGGCAGCGAAGTACGTGAACAAAGATTTCCGCAAATCGACCTTGAACATGGAAAACGGCGATCCGTCGCACTccaagagaaggaaaaagagtCAGAGAACTATGTACGTTAGCTCCAAGAATTCCGAGATGACCACAGAATACATTCCTCAGGCTGTCTCTTCAGAATCTTCGATAAAGTCTGGCCAATCGAGATTAATGACTCTTTCGGGAAGATCAAAGCACGTACTCGGAAGGAGCGGTTCAAATGGCTCAATGAAATGGAAGGAATCGAGAGGCGAATCAAAGTCGCCTCGTGGAACGAGAAAGAGGCCATCTAAGTCTGTTTCTAGCAATAGTAGTCAATCGACCTCTGCTAATTCTTCCAGTAGCGAGGATAATGATGAACATGCAAATAGGTCAGATTCGAGGCGGAGAAGAAAACGAGCGTCAGAATCGCCTAAATCGCTCGAAATGAGAGGTAAAATCAGTGCGGGATCATCAAAAACAAGCGTGTTGGCATCATCGGCCGATGAGATGTCCATGACGACAGAGAAACCACCCAGACCACCGTCTAGTCCAAGATCGAAAAGTGATCGTGCCGCAAAAACAGAAGAAGCCAAGTCGTTTCTGATGAGAGCGCTAGCACCAGTgacgaatttttttaagaataggAGTCAAGATTCGGGTGATGCAAGTAAATCAGGTAGTTGGGTTGATTCCAACGAGGAAAGCTACGAAGCCTGTAATAAGTCGGCACAGCCGCTGTCATCCTCAAAATCAATTAGTCAGAATCTGTCAAAAGGTCCTAGCTTTACTAATTCTGAGAAGAATgacgaaataaaaagaaataatatgagAATTCAACATCAATCTTCTGAAGAGAAACCATGGTGGCTGGATTCAAATTCTGATAACGTTCCGGAAGGAGTTGAAAAGATCAATCGATGGAACGAAGATGTCAGTCAGGACACAACAATTAGCACAACCTTGCCGGATGATGGTaagttgatttttaaatatttgtaatatatttataatatttttaagtattaattatttagctTAAATATGTGCCATCACATATTACAATCTatgtataataagaatataaaattttataataaaatacaatttgataatattatcttaatgtaagataagtaaattatatttagacaTGTAaagtttgatattatttattttttatattttaattttcgaatCTTCTAATTTAacagttttttcaaatatttactatttgttattttatttattgctatttgttatttcatttatttaatcgtttttttcaaatatttgctatttgttattttatttattgtatgtcTCGGCAGGAAAGTGTAAGCTCAAATTTTGGAGACAAGAATCGGGAGAACGTGCCTGGTTAGACGATGTTCCAGCGGAAGAAACAAAGAAATCTCCTCCATCGGCATCTCCCGTTTCAAGACGAGGTTCTAGTCGTGGCAGTTTTCGATCAGCTGATCGACGAAACCGCATTAAACATCAGCAGTCTGGTGAACGAGCGTGGTGGATGAGTGATGATCCTGAGGACGTTCCGGAAGGTGTAGAGGTCATCCCTGTGGCGTCTCCTGATAGTCAAAACGTCGATAAACCTGATGGCTTCGTCGATAATGAGAGTCTTTATTCTTTAAAGCCACTTAAAAAAATCCGGCATATTGAATCCGGGGAGAAGGCATGGTGGATGGACAGCTCTTCAAACGTTCCTGACGGAGTCGTCAGGATTCCCGTGGAAACTTCTAACAGCACTTCCGACTCCTCCGAGTCGTACGAAAAGATCGATATCGGTGTTAACCCTGAACCTGAAACTCGTGTGAAGAGAAGTCTCTCTAGATTTCCTATCGAATTTCCGCCACCACCATCCGAGGAGCCGTTGGGAGATCGTGCGAGTCCAGAAGgggtaaaattaattgttatatcgTGCACTATTCATCGCGTAATCTCTTggcattatacatatatcattttgataaCACCTCTCGTGCAATCCCATAAATCTCTGATCGTGAAAGATTAAAGTAGTTCAAACAAAAGAGATAGATAAGATAATTATGGCATTTATGATTAGactattgataaaatattatttatattatattattaattaataagattaaagttttagattatattttattttctcgtaattaattctttacaagtattgaattatttaaaaaaatgtatataaaattaaaacttagaatttaggattttaatttttatgtgattGTTTcagacaattaaaatttaatgttaaaaaaaatgacaaacatGAATAATGTGaattgtgtaaataatatagcATTTatcattgaatttaattattttatatattagtatcagtaattatttcattatatatattatacatattatatatattattattatcattacgtattaaaaataatataaaaatgttatggagacacataacaatatatttcatgtctgcatttatcatttttattttgaaaaataagatacaattaaaaatataaaaggcaaacaatttattaaaatttttacagaaattatCACATGGGATTATTGTAGATTGTTTGAATTCATTATTCTTGTTTCAGATCGAAAATCCACCTGACCCGCCTGACAATTATGGAGGACGGGCCTCACCTTATGACAACGTGCCGACATCTCGAAGATTGTCACCAAGGAAACGACCTTCTACCTTGCCATTGTTCATTGGTCAGCACTCTGACATCGATGATGTACTCGGTACAGCTGCCCTATGCCACAGTCCTGTTCTGTCCCGTGTTCGTAAACAGGAACCTGTCAAAGAGGGTGAGTCGAGAATGAATTTAGTGTCACTTAGCGATCGATGTTATCGTACCCAGCTTACTATCTGTCCGATGTATCAAATTGTGTTCAACAAAGTGGGTTTAAATCTTGATGcaatcataatattaaaacatagtTCACaatcacataaaataatataagatataatagtGGAGCAGAAAGTaagttcaatatatattatttgagaaaTGAGAATGTCTATTAAGCATTAAGATCTCTATAGCAAATATGCATAAAACTGaatctttaaatatgtattccataatacatatataatagaatttatattcttctatacaTAAAACGAGATTCATTGATtacgtttattaatttctttttctatttctacattatgtaataaattaaataatataaaattagaggTAATGTAAATGCtgaagtattttaaataaataaataaatgtatttctgTTATTGCAGATTCTTCTGAAAACAGCTCAGAGTGTGAAGAAATAGATGCTACTCAGGTGATTATTCATGATAGCACACCGAAAACACCGGTGATTCAACGAAGAAACCGGTatgtttcataataataattcagtataaatttaaggaatatttgtaaattgtatacatatctgatacttgtatgtacataacatatatataatttaataattatacataataattggatatgattatttttttcttttttcagcgACAGTAAGAGAATTCAACCCGATGGCTACATTCCGGTAAGTTTTCCATGTGAACTACAGTATGTTAATGTCTATAATGCTTTTATTTGactatatttgattaaaagtttatatataaatagaaaacgtatcaaaaagttaaaaaaattaatataacagtataaaatttaaaaatgtaaacagaaaacgattaaaaaagtaaattgattaaaaattttaaactgtatcaaataaaatttgttaaatggtaatgaaataagaattaaattaacaagaaTAGTAGTCTCTtttgtgaatatttaaaaaatactcttttttaaatttatattggtATACTGATGATAGTACTGTTTCTTAGATATTTTAGTCAATTTTTACTtaggtttttatttaattttagttttttttatttaaacttttataaaataagtgagcattaaaaaaagaaaataaaaagaatatacttgaattaaaatttttttataataaagttaccagtaaaaacaacttttgttacttttattaCTCAAAGTACGATATTCTGTTGAATAGGTACAACAAATTTGCTAACAAgttttgtgttaaaaatagtGAGAATACGCgctttttatatctcttcctttttaaattacgtatttattcatattatttcaatattcttgCTTTTGCATACTCGATATCTCTGTTGATAGTCGCACCTGCACAAGCTATACTGAGACTATACTGAAAAAAGTCTGTTAACAAAGAGATCTACGAGAGAATGGATGAGACATGTGAAAGTGTGCGCGACATTATTGTTTCTCGTGAGGGATGCACGAAAGAGCTTCTTGCTATccttttacactttttttgtGTTGCACACAAAGCAGAATCAACAAAGGAGTTTTGCTTGTTGAGTGCTTGCTTCTTCATGTATTGCATCTCTTAAATTACTCACTGTGACGTCGttgtagtttttattaatgttccAAGATCCAGTTTTACTATagtagattataatttatgtgaaTCATTAGAATAGTACGTAAACAGATAATTAGTCTGTCTATCtgtgataagaaaataataattaaaaataacttttttataatgtattttttacgtatattttgttaataatatgctactatatttattatatgataatattctgaaaatataatagatatatataaaagtatatatatatatatatatataaattgcaaattaatatatatatatatatacattttaatttgcaattaattcgTAATTTATGTTACAATGTAAATGGAATCCTCAAAAAGATTTGTAACTAAATGAACACTTCACTTGATTGTCATACAAAAGTCACATATTTGGCCGCTATTATGAATTGGCACCTTTAGTATTCTTCTTTACAATGAACCCTCCATCACGTTTCAATAGGCTCAGCAACCCCTTTTGTGCTATTTGAGGtctcccttctctctttctgtacGAATTCATTTGTATATGCAGCCGACATGTATAATCGTGCTTATAGTTTCGTGTCATTTGCGCTgtttgatgatttttttcattgcacAATTGTTATTTCAATCATTCTCtgtatctgttttttttcgaTAGATTATTATCCTATATGGAAActtttttaatcgtttttgatttttactttagCCGTTACTactaatgttataattttttacatataattatgattatatatttgttacgtataattattttattacatataattatattttatatatatttactaattttataatattttattatacatataataaaatatataaacataaactaattataatattataaaaataatagcaattaatagtaaactttaaatatattgatattacgCGCtcttattactaaaaaaatcttatttaatgtaggacatttaaatatatctgtcTATATAAGTTAAATGtaggttttttaaattttaaaattcactcTATGAataatatgtgaatattttttaaaataaagtatataaaagtttaattatataaaaaagatatataggCTGTTTAATAGAAAGTCGATAAACGTAATcaactttcatttttaaacGTAAATAGTAAgcagaaaaagtaaaatatcttttaatagagAATTTGGGAGGAAATAGAAAttggagatatttttattatttaataaatatttatatataaaagatatgaaataatgataatattgataatctTACTGGTATATATGTTCCAACAGCCTAaactaataagaaaatttatcagaATGATAAAAGCATTGAATGATATCTCAAAAGAGATGTTAcgtaaagttttttatattttttgaaagagacttgatttctgttttaattttgatgtatatttcaaatatatatcattaagagtgtcattttagtattttttgtaaacgtttatgaaataataaaaatatttccaactGTTTTTAgtctatatgtaaataaagcTGCCAAATGTTTTCTATTATAAGAGATATTTGACTTTTCTTGCTTACTATGTGCGTTTAAAAATAACCGCTGATTAATTTCAACAACTTTGCATGAGATACTCTGTATAaagcttattatatttatataaagtacataaaagaaagaaagagaaagagaatatttcgattatatttttcaccaaaaattaaaataaaaaatctattaagaaaataagaaggagattacaaaaataaaataactaaacaatattttatacaattctttataaaaattctttataaaacttcttatttaattgtaaaaacacAAATGATAATTCATTTATCACATATAAATCACATACAAATTCTCAACGActttaaagatatatgtaaattgtacAATCGTGGATttcgtttttaaaaatctcatgTTTAAATTCAACCGGTGCGACACAGGGTGTCACAGCAAACGAACGTGAGCGCGGGTGGGGTAGAGAGGGTCCGCCGCGCGGCGGCGACACCGTCGACCGAAGGCGACAGGTGTCCGCGGCGCCGTTCAGTGTCGCGACGACCGTTCGCGAGGTAAGGTGTGTTGTTGCGCGTCGCGGTGTAAAACGTACGCGTGCACTAACTCGAGCCGCATCGATTCGTCCTCTTTGCTCCTACGCGGGTTCCGCGCGTGGTGTTTTCCTCGTGGATCGCGGATTCGCGCACGTGCGTTTCCAGTCAGCACGCGCGGAAGAGGTGCGCGTTTTCATTCATCGAGACGGGGCGGCGGAAGTGCGCGTGTCGAGACCAAAAAGGTGAGTTCCCTCCCTCGCGCGCAGACTCCGCGCTCTGAAGGTTGCTCCTGAAAGCGCGCGCGCTTTCATCTCGTGCGACGCAGGGCGGCCAGGAGAGCCTAACCTTCCCGCCTTTTGTTCTCGCTTTGTAGAGATCTCTCAGCGCGTTAGCGATAAAAATTCAATGGCACTCGCAGATATTTCGACGAGTTTCGGTCGAGCATGTTCGATAACCGCGGGTGAGTAAACGATAAAATGCACGTAGGAACCTGATCTGATATTTCGAATTCTTGAATTACATATATCAAGGAGCCTTCTAACGTCTTATCAAATACTGCAGT
Above is a genomic segment from Anoplolepis gracilipes chromosome 3, ASM4749672v1, whole genome shotgun sequence containing:
- the LOC140664241 gene encoding uncharacterized protein isoform X1 yields the protein MTSYRSYNDTGAYRSKTGIGIANTYGRSTSGGNISSCRSGYSGVASNSTRVATKERAFGGFGSAFLKKDKFEEKNTFKYSYTKDADKSRLHSGRSSSEDVSVKSPLSNSRSSLFEKYSFSAGKTSERPSSVLDRYNRPVSRGKSREPEGISRYGSGTYPGSSFVRNYGNDSRIEKKDHPPVSYRGLRSNSGKTSREPSPEVGVGKTSSFRIYPRASSYSRSAASPTTSESSSTTISTRFGSTAGSRFLSSRSNERVPTAINYSATDRFRNTSTKSTNQKDEEESRVATMSDKDGNHKAYQTSNRVEEDETNNRLSDSEFVTLTMMTRSTSPTPPASSSYVRNRRAEIGIVHQKEVTRSRKLPDTMDEETQCDRMEETSRFSRYGGNNRISGAPWSAYLDKYSSSGTTSVGSPSMYSRGFTNASSSSSRFNSFAYTRTNEAPARNEPVTKESSSSQETHSNRNQNEKVSSGLKCTTTNENSTTNDSNASSNVQNIHGTNKKINESRIQGSEQCSCGGRKAEMSENPDSSRIFNQNVAFHRKDDSMEDSQESNGGREDWNNRQSSVTRRDEYNQRKPSIPRVERSSPKSEMKISKCSSKTEIISSKREAYCERRGSTPKSDTSSSSKTEESLRIVEGHCQNQNEETIFRKRDTSQRKDSTSSSSSQNRSTQSRNGSMRNMPRQMTRPGSSDGSSVNMPIGKSKSSSTNSVTSQSVKIKTTTPPSSGKSSGGLVPPSVNLRQGGSPDARGKPPVPKNDTTTAATSKCIVAAKYVNKDFRKSTLNMENGDPSHSKRRKKSQRTMYVSSKNSEMTTEYIPQAVSSESSIKSGQSRLMTLSGRSKHVLGRSGSNGSMKWKESRGESKSPRGTRKRPSKSVSSNSSQSTSANSSSSEDNDEHANRSDSRRRRKRASESPKSLEMRGKISAGSSKTSVLASSADEMSMTTEKPPRPPSSPRSKSDRAAKTEEAKSFLMRALAPVTNFFKNRSQDSGDASKSGSWVDSNEESYEACNKSAQPLSSSKSISQNLSKGPSFTNSEKNDEIKRNNMRIQHQSSEEKPWWLDSNSDNVPEGVEKINRWNEDVSQDTTISTTLPDDGKCKLKFWRQESGERAWLDDVPAEETKKSPPSASPVSRRGSSRGSFRSADRRNRIKHQQSGERAWWMSDDPEDVPEGVEVIPVASPDSQNVDKPDGFVDNESLYSLKPLKKIRHIESGEKAWWMDSSSNVPDGVVRIPVETSNSTSDSSESYEKIDIGVNPEPETRVKRSLSRFPIEFPPPPSEEPLGDRASPEGIENPPDPPDNYGGRASPYDNVPTSRRLSPRKRPSTLPLFIGQHSDIDDVLGTAALCHSPVLSRVRKQEPVKEDSSENSSECEEIDATQVIIHDSTPKTPVIQRRNRDSKRIQPDGYIPLDDTALQLYKGGDYGAYLDLEASINEQQEEFEGFYEGESRKNAIILRTQLSVRVHTIIEKLLNSEGRELRRALFSLKQIFQEDKDLVHEFVQNDGLACLIKVSSEADQNYQNYILRALGQVMLYVDGMNGVMEHGQTVEWLYTLIASRFRLVVKTALKLLLVFVEYVETNSLLLVRAVRAVDQARGVVPWINVMKLLKDYDAADTELLIYATTLINKCLNGIPDQDTYYDQVDCLEEQGMEGVIQRYMSKQGTDLDLLRQFQIYEAVLHHEDGDRGSPIRQLDDNIRKTLRNRKSLVDSHERRKSRRHSTGNSPLSMSLNARLSPRLNHSLGVSSLNNTLNSNLPDDDDESSSSQSSHGHLGEVQLNGSYKENKVDVGVTPALRRRRERAERQRSFIREQQEATANMRASLGHTDEQESQFASNSLRYTNGTSYERNADSPSNKLSRTNSRKDLTPLMNAANKLDSEEKKPWYGKSPNEGVEYDESNHTDEDGDRRVVLQLKREGTVKDLTQKLAAQNLIPSSPVEEKVSRIGDMSGLISKAKEGLAKSKSKADVLKSPTGDNLPKLQETKKSENELHWEELVKKLKRPLALCDLDFTDLNSDDEIDVLGSANVTNGIPPPPPPMVPPAGDTLAPPPPPLGARLPPPLPQGPPPPFGVNLKISRPSPPTNEAPKSPPLLLAKKSKKTVKLFWKEVRDDPNILARLDKHKMIWDELSPVAVDTQKLEHLFESRAKDLITKKQQEMNKNKEIIVLNHKRSNAINIGMTKLPPPRSIKTAILKMDATIMNREGIEKLLTMLPTKEEKSRIQEAQAANPDLPLGSAEQFLLTLTSISELPARLKLWAFKLDFENSEKEIADPLMDLKQGMETLRVNKTFRGILSTLLSIGIFLNGNEVKGFQLEYLVKVPEVKDTVHKHSLLHHLCHMVMEKFPDSTDLYSEIGAVTRASKIDFDELAANIAKLESECKASWDHLKLIAKHDGSTMMKVKMSDFLADCAERIIVLNIVHRRIINRFRKFILWLGIPLHRIQDTKPNEFCRIVSEFALEYRTTRERVIQQLEKKANHRERNKTRGKMITEVGKFRTKEDRADAELRQLLGSDISDVESIHGTLPWRRQRKDGRIIPLGPVLRDESTNGNLADGVDELLESLVKTATKTPATRTTPRERKRTRHADRKSLRRTLKNGLSEEEKKHIAAYIKGY